From the Stigmatella erecta genome, one window contains:
- the gltE gene encoding adventurous gliding motility TPR repeat lipoprotein GltE has translation MMNPTRCLRTSLWMAAVVLLATGCASSSATGPTGPKNLTPQPQANNEPVSISNRAKLLFEDAVKAFDAQKKSKAFDYPALERKFKAALEADANVAEADYNLGVVAERQGKKDEAKAWYQSALKKKPSLRQASENMAVLLQNEGDIGGAVALYQDVLKRYPDDAQSRARLAEIYRQTGDHDRAMEFSRAALMREPQSTTALKVMMRSYLDRKQLAMAKLVALRALKLDENDPELHHTIGLILEQEGDADGARLQFKRALEARADYVPSHVILAQLALEAEDYPGAEEHLRRILQAGAKSAPAHLNLGIAYKGQGQYDKAMQEYDAAEKLDPKLAAIYLNRAIILHRAKDAPERAVELYKKYIGMAGGDVALNAEAPVFNLLREAELVIQAKNEAKSAEAQAKQMEALQAEQQKQLQAEEAKQKAAGGAAANTAGNVQAPQAVPAAGAGAADPGAGAAEPKNPAQADSDEPEDDFM, from the coding sequence ACCCTACCCGTTGCCTCCGTACGTCGCTGTGGATGGCCGCCGTGGTGCTGCTCGCCACGGGCTGTGCCTCTTCCTCGGCCACGGGCCCCACGGGCCCGAAGAACCTCACCCCGCAGCCGCAGGCCAACAACGAGCCTGTGTCCATCTCGAACCGCGCCAAGCTCCTCTTCGAGGACGCGGTGAAGGCGTTCGACGCGCAGAAGAAGTCCAAGGCGTTCGACTACCCGGCGCTGGAGCGCAAGTTCAAGGCCGCCCTGGAGGCGGACGCGAACGTGGCCGAGGCGGACTACAACCTGGGCGTCGTCGCCGAGCGGCAGGGCAAGAAGGATGAGGCGAAGGCCTGGTACCAGTCCGCGCTGAAGAAGAAGCCGTCGCTGCGCCAGGCCTCCGAGAACATGGCCGTCCTGCTCCAGAACGAGGGGGACATCGGCGGCGCGGTGGCCCTGTACCAGGATGTGCTCAAGCGCTACCCGGACGATGCCCAGAGCCGGGCCCGCCTGGCGGAGATCTACCGTCAGACGGGGGACCACGACCGGGCCATGGAGTTCTCCCGGGCGGCGCTCATGCGCGAGCCCCAGTCCACCACGGCGCTCAAGGTGATGATGCGCAGCTACCTCGATCGCAAGCAGCTGGCGATGGCGAAGCTGGTGGCCCTGCGCGCCCTGAAGCTCGACGAGAACGACCCCGAGCTGCACCACACCATCGGCCTCATCCTCGAGCAGGAGGGCGATGCCGACGGTGCGCGGCTCCAGTTCAAGCGCGCCCTGGAGGCCCGCGCCGACTACGTGCCCTCGCACGTCATCCTGGCGCAGCTGGCGCTCGAGGCCGAGGACTACCCCGGCGCCGAGGAGCACCTGCGCCGCATCCTCCAGGCGGGGGCCAAGAGCGCCCCCGCGCACCTCAACCTGGGCATCGCCTACAAGGGCCAGGGCCAGTACGACAAGGCCATGCAGGAGTATGACGCGGCCGAGAAGCTGGACCCGAAGCTGGCCGCCATCTACCTCAACCGCGCCATCATCCTGCACCGCGCCAAGGACGCCCCCGAGCGCGCCGTGGAGCTCTACAAGAAGTACATCGGCATGGCCGGCGGCGACGTGGCCCTCAACGCCGAGGCGCCCGTCTTCAACCTGCTGCGCGAGGCGGAGTTGGTGATCCAGGCCAAGAACGAGGCCAAGTCCGCCGAGGCCCAGGCCAAGCAGATGGAGGCGCTCCAGGCCGAGCAGCAGAAGCAGCTGCAGGCCGAGGAGGCCAAGCAGAAGGCCGCGGGCGGGGCGGCGGCCAATACCGCGGGCAACGTGCAGGCACCCCAGGCGGTGCCTGCCGCAGGGGCCGGGGCGGCCGATCCGGGGGCTGGGGCCGCAGAGCCCAAAAATCCAGCCCAGGCGGATTCCGACGAGCCTGAAGACGACTTCATGTAG
- the cglF gene encoding adventurous gliding motility protein CglF, whose amino-acid sequence MRKLVMACVMLSMAPAFAQDEGGAAEGGEGNVRYNKTTSIDFEDDTIEGDLTKPDGEYVEARKKVKHSNLIRIREDFQDKVMQSVGEL is encoded by the coding sequence ATGCGGAAGCTCGTGATGGCGTGCGTGATGCTCTCGATGGCTCCGGCTTTTGCCCAGGATGAGGGCGGTGCCGCGGAGGGTGGTGAGGGCAATGTGCGCTACAACAAGACGACCAGCATCGACTTCGAGGACGACACCATCGAGGGTGACCTCACGAAGCCGGACGGTGAGTACGTGGAGGCGCGCAAGAAGGTGAAGCACTCCAACCTCATCCGCATCCGCGAGGATTTTCAGGACAAGGTGATGCAGTCGGTGGGAGAGCTGTAA
- the gltG gene encoding adventurous gliding motility protein GltG, with protein sequence MAVPLTLKVFKNETLVSSKDFDRDIIKIGRLSSAHLCLEDEKVSRIHSVIEAAADGSLSIIDMGSVEGTYVNGKRVNKGRIAFGDEIRVGGTTIRLENPAAMAAVNLAAAVSGTESAAAVAAAPAPIAEAPLASSLAQAAVAPEAAPAVDASFLATQKQETLQPQVAEPAAPVERVRTVRRSKSNGPLGVSLRFMWGDQRVGEFLLAPGKKQSFTVGSAAGVNFVMGDSKLESPRMEVMRTDGQSFTLLFTGKMKGELVRKDETLDLKGVIESGKASNDGGMYGLTLESEDFCWVDLGGVTLEVSFQPVPKKVHVPFADSVDYRTLNIFLLTFFAGTMFVISAANRSGDGEAFADELAGNNARLAKLIIKPPETQKNKFLEKLNQQKAEKEKKKSGELAAKQKKDEGQMGKKDEVKTNNRTATKDKTAEAKALTQKIFGGKGGAAAIFGSAGLGGDLKNAMGNMFGAKAGVSGGFGGLGIRGSGGGGGGTGDTVGIGGIGTKGRGGGTASYGSGVGVLGGKQSVDVGITSSEPLVMGSLDKELIRQVIQRNRSQIRFCYESQLTKYPKLGGKVAVKFVINAEGRVVSSDVAQSTAGNAELESCVAGRVRTWQFPKPKGGGVVIVTCPFIFKQSGD encoded by the coding sequence ATGGCCGTTCCTCTGACGCTCAAAGTTTTTAAGAACGAAACCCTGGTCTCGTCGAAGGACTTCGACCGGGACATCATCAAGATCGGCCGCCTGTCCTCGGCGCACCTGTGCCTGGAGGACGAGAAGGTCAGCCGCATCCACTCCGTCATCGAGGCGGCGGCGGACGGCTCGTTGTCCATCATCGACATGGGCAGCGTCGAGGGCACCTACGTCAACGGCAAGCGCGTCAACAAGGGGCGCATTGCCTTCGGCGACGAGATCCGCGTGGGTGGCACCACCATCCGCCTGGAGAACCCGGCGGCCATGGCCGCGGTGAACCTGGCGGCCGCGGTGTCCGGCACGGAGTCCGCGGCGGCGGTGGCTGCGGCGCCCGCGCCGATCGCCGAGGCCCCGCTGGCCTCATCCCTGGCCCAGGCGGCCGTGGCGCCCGAGGCCGCGCCGGCGGTGGACGCGTCGTTCCTGGCCACGCAGAAGCAGGAGACGCTGCAGCCGCAGGTGGCCGAGCCGGCCGCCCCCGTCGAGCGCGTGCGCACCGTGCGCCGGAGCAAGTCGAACGGTCCACTCGGGGTGTCCCTGCGCTTCATGTGGGGCGATCAGCGGGTGGGCGAGTTCCTCCTGGCCCCCGGCAAGAAGCAGTCCTTCACGGTGGGCAGCGCCGCGGGCGTGAACTTCGTCATGGGCGACTCCAAGCTGGAGAGCCCGCGCATGGAGGTGATGCGCACGGATGGGCAGTCCTTCACGCTGCTCTTCACGGGGAAGATGAAGGGTGAGCTGGTCCGCAAGGACGAGACGCTGGATCTCAAGGGCGTCATCGAGTCCGGCAAGGCCTCCAACGACGGCGGCATGTACGGGCTGACGCTGGAGTCCGAGGACTTCTGCTGGGTGGACCTGGGCGGCGTCACGCTGGAGGTGTCCTTCCAGCCGGTGCCCAAGAAGGTCCACGTGCCGTTCGCCGACTCGGTGGACTACCGCACGCTGAACATCTTCCTGCTGACGTTCTTCGCCGGGACGATGTTCGTCATCAGCGCGGCCAACCGGAGCGGGGACGGCGAGGCGTTCGCCGACGAGCTGGCGGGCAACAACGCGCGCTTGGCCAAGCTCATCATCAAGCCTCCCGAGACCCAGAAGAACAAGTTCCTCGAGAAGCTCAACCAGCAGAAGGCCGAGAAGGAAAAGAAGAAGAGCGGAGAGCTGGCCGCCAAGCAGAAAAAAGACGAAGGCCAGATGGGCAAGAAGGACGAAGTCAAGACGAACAACCGCACCGCGACCAAGGACAAGACCGCGGAGGCCAAGGCCCTGACGCAGAAGATCTTCGGCGGCAAGGGTGGCGCGGCCGCCATCTTCGGCAGCGCGGGCCTGGGCGGTGACCTCAAGAACGCCATGGGCAACATGTTCGGTGCCAAGGCGGGCGTCTCGGGCGGGTTCGGCGGCCTGGGCATCCGCGGCAGCGGTGGTGGCGGCGGCGGCACGGGTGACACCGTCGGCATCGGCGGCATCGGCACCAAGGGCCGTGGCGGCGGTACCGCCAGCTATGGCTCCGGTGTAGGTGTGCTCGGCGGCAAGCAGAGCGTGGACGTGGGCATCACCTCGTCGGAGCCGCTGGTCATGGGCTCGCTGGACAAGGAACTCATCCGCCAGGTGATTCAGCGCAACCGCAGCCAGATCCGGTTCTGCTACGAGAGCCAGCTCACCAAGTACCCGAAGCTGGGCGGCAAGGTGGCGGTGAAGTTCGTCATCAACGCCGAGGGCCGGGTGGTCTCCTCCGACGTGGCCCAGTCCACCGCGGGCAACGCGGAGCTGGAGAGCTGCGTGGCGGGCCGCGTGCGCACCTGGCAGTTCCCCAAGCCCAAGGGCGGCGGGGTGGTGATCGTCACCTGTCCGTTCATCTTCAAGCAGTCCGGCGACTAG